One part of the Microvirga sp. TS319 genome encodes these proteins:
- a CDS encoding acyl-CoA dehydrogenase family protein: MSGAGGEARGLRLPWASGEYEILRHQVRRFAEQEIKPHADRWEEEGFIPRPVLRRMGELGFLGIRYPEEYGGSGMDAIASAIFAEELGRSTYGGIGIATLVHTDMASVHLFHDGTRTQRERWMPGIVSGEVITAVAITEPDAGSDVKGIRTRARRDGGSYVIDGEKVYITNGAHADLIFVAAKTDPSAGSNGITMFIVEKDTPGFRVARVLDKHGWRSSDTAELVFDGCRIPAENVLGAEGQGFYSIMGNFQNERLVLSAMAMGAAQAAIELTLAWLKTRRIYGATLWDMQAIRQRLAMLSAKVEANRQFVYATAYRMAADEDCMREVSMVKAVCGELVNEVMYACVQFHGGMGFMRESPIERMARDARVLSIGGGATEVMLDVVASMS; this comes from the coding sequence ATGAGCGGAGCCGGGGGAGAAGCACGGGGTCTGAGGCTGCCCTGGGCGTCGGGGGAGTACGAGATCCTGCGACACCAGGTGCGGCGCTTCGCCGAACAGGAGATCAAACCTCATGCGGATCGCTGGGAAGAGGAAGGGTTCATACCCCGCCCTGTCCTGCGCCGCATGGGCGAACTTGGCTTCTTAGGCATTCGGTATCCAGAAGAATATGGTGGATCCGGGATGGATGCGATCGCATCCGCAATTTTTGCCGAGGAACTCGGGCGTTCGACGTATGGCGGCATCGGCATAGCGACGTTGGTGCATACCGACATGGCCTCCGTACACCTCTTCCATGATGGAACAAGGACGCAGCGGGAGCGCTGGATGCCCGGCATCGTTTCCGGTGAGGTGATCACGGCCGTTGCCATCACGGAACCGGATGCCGGCTCGGACGTGAAGGGTATCCGCACGCGAGCCCGCCGGGACGGAGGATCCTATGTTATCGACGGCGAGAAGGTCTATATAACGAACGGCGCCCATGCGGATCTCATCTTCGTCGCCGCCAAGACTGACCCATCGGCCGGGAGCAACGGAATCACGATGTTCATTGTCGAGAAGGACACGCCGGGGTTCCGGGTCGCCCGCGTGCTCGACAAGCACGGCTGGCGCTCGTCCGATACGGCGGAGCTCGTTTTCGACGGCTGTCGCATTCCCGCCGAAAATGTCCTCGGCGCAGAGGGGCAAGGCTTCTACTCAATTATGGGCAACTTCCAGAACGAGCGCCTCGTTCTCAGCGCCATGGCGATGGGGGCGGCTCAAGCCGCGATCGAACTGACGCTCGCCTGGCTGAAAACCCGCCGCATATACGGGGCAACCCTGTGGGATATGCAGGCCATCCGACAGCGTCTTGCGATGTTGTCCGCGAAGGTGGAGGCGAACCGCCAGTTCGTCTACGCCACGGCTTACCGCATGGCAGCGGACGAGGACTGCATGCGCGAGGTTTCGATGGTGAAAGCCGTTTGCGGGGAACTCGTCAATGAAGTCATGTATGCCTGCGTGCAGTTCCACGGTGGCATGGGCTTCATGCGCGAGAGCCCGATTGAACGCATGGCGCGCGATGCCCGCGTTCTGTCGATCGGCGGCGGCGCGACGGAGGTAATGCTGGACGTGGTCGCGTCGATGTCCTGA
- a CDS encoding phasin family protein, with protein sequence MSATQRFSQAPPDRANELFEKLLATSDSAIKTRERLFASLKEELELLASLQEEYLFPVLRQHGMQELAREANNDNEQTSALLGDLDTMPKNSTEFLAKVGELRRIFQQHIRDDRKELLPAVLKVLSNEEVEAVVEKVEDDMASIDEAKRAEARRSREQVATVQRVTEDVADTLRASVESAQTLAQALQEAMETGFGALSELTRHSTGHGLVLAGHHDNGALGLSEDAAHNLRAVAQSSTALARGLQEVSREVVDRSQKRLQRNLDGLQVLARSRTMTDFVEAHTTLLRDNLEQTMENSRRIAEITIQMAEEATRVVTMQAEKTAERVGRAA encoded by the coding sequence ATGTCCGCCACCCAACGCTTCAGCCAGGCGCCGCCGGATAGGGCGAATGAGCTCTTTGAAAAGCTTCTTGCGACTTCCGATAGCGCAATCAAGACTCGTGAGCGTCTGTTCGCCAGCCTGAAGGAAGAACTGGAACTTTTGGCCTCCTTGCAGGAGGAATATCTGTTTCCTGTTCTCCGGCAGCACGGAATGCAGGAACTCGCGCGCGAGGCCAACAACGACAATGAGCAAACCAGTGCTCTCTTGGGCGATCTCGACACGATGCCGAAGAACAGCACCGAGTTTCTCGCCAAGGTCGGCGAGCTAAGACGCATTTTTCAACAACACATTCGGGACGACAGAAAAGAGCTGCTTCCAGCCGTGCTCAAGGTTCTGAGCAACGAAGAGGTCGAGGCCGTTGTCGAGAAAGTGGAGGATGATATGGCAAGTATCGATGAGGCAAAACGCGCAGAGGCCCGCCGATCGCGCGAGCAGGTTGCGACCGTTCAGCGGGTGACGGAAGATGTGGCCGACACGCTGCGGGCCAGTGTCGAAAGTGCCCAAACCTTGGCTCAAGCCCTGCAGGAGGCCATGGAGACCGGTTTCGGAGCGCTCTCCGAACTGACCCGTCACTCGACGGGCCATGGCCTGGTGCTCGCGGGGCACCACGACAACGGAGCGCTGGGCCTGAGCGAAGACGCAGCGCACAATTTGCGTGCGGTTGCTCAGTCAAGCACGGCACTCGCCCGAGGCCTGCAGGAGGTCTCTCGCGAGGTGGTCGACCGCAGTCAGAAGCGCCTGCAACGAAACCTTGATGGCCTGCAGGTATTGGCCCGCTCCCGGACGATGACGGACTTCGTTGAGGCGCACACGACGCTCCTTCGAGATAACCTGGAGCAGACGATGGAGAACAGCCGGCGTATCGCCGAGATCACGATCCAGATGGCTGAGGAGGCTACACGGGTCGTGACCATGCAGGCTGAAAAAACCGCTGAGCGGGTCGGTCGCGCAGCGTAA
- a CDS encoding PAS domain-containing protein has translation MQLLTSDGTMGARIQAYDWSSSPLGPIETWPPSLRITLGNLLRSKMPTYLLWGAELTTFYNDACLPLRGIRPEALGQPLPKAWAEIWDVASLLVARAYRGEAIYIPDVPVWIVQRKGYPEATWWNASFSPVTIETGDVGGVLIIVHETTERVLGEQRLRFLIDLSTRLRGIAEVRDVTVTAAAMLGRHLKASRVGYAEFSESGEFFTVEREWSEGEAPTFAGRYLVRDFGTLLEDELKAGHTVQIDDALTDARTAEEGSAGAFLRAGKRASIIAPLLRDNRLVAALYVHQAQLRHWRDDEVTLVQEVAERTWTSILRARAETALRESEERFRQFAEHSTDMLWILNAQTLRIEYISPAVERIWGQSPENFQYRDQWAETAHPEDRARAIQTTERVMKGETVVYEYRIVRPDGSMRHIHSTSFPILDEQGRIRRIGGIAKDVTLHDGTAVYVVDCDHASRRDLCLLLQEAGYVVKAFASAQSFLEIAPVLVPGCVVLDIRNPEAGDLLIPKELKARRSGLPVIVIGEALGDVTVGVQAMKAGAADYLDVPYRPGQLLEALASAQTTIRERAERDQATERVKGLITALPVREREVLDGLLAGGTNKTIARDLGLSPRTVEAHRARIMERLGAHSLPELVQIAVMAGLQAKSQDRQS, from the coding sequence ATGCAGCTCCTGACGAGTGACGGCACCATGGGCGCCCGTATCCAGGCCTATGACTGGTCATCCTCCCCGCTCGGCCCGATCGAGACTTGGCCACCCTCACTCCGAATCACGCTCGGCAACCTGCTCCGATCCAAGATGCCCACCTATCTGCTCTGGGGGGCGGAACTGACCACCTTCTACAATGACGCCTGTCTTCCGTTGCGAGGCATCAGACCAGAGGCACTTGGACAGCCCCTACCGAAAGCCTGGGCCGAAATCTGGGATGTCGCCTCGCTGCTTGTCGCGCGCGCGTATCGCGGCGAAGCGATATACATCCCCGACGTGCCTGTCTGGATTGTGCAGCGCAAGGGTTATCCTGAGGCGACATGGTGGAATGCCTCGTTCAGCCCGGTTACGATCGAGACTGGCGATGTGGGGGGCGTTCTCATCATTGTCCATGAGACCACGGAGCGGGTCCTTGGAGAGCAGCGGCTCCGGTTCCTGATCGACCTGAGCACCCGCTTGCGCGGCATAGCCGAGGTGCGAGATGTCACGGTCACGGCCGCCGCAATGCTCGGTCGGCATCTGAAGGCAAGTCGCGTTGGATATGCCGAGTTCAGCGAATCCGGTGAGTTCTTCACCGTCGAGCGCGAATGGAGCGAGGGAGAAGCCCCGACCTTTGCGGGACGATACCTGGTCCGTGACTTCGGAACGCTCCTCGAGGATGAATTGAAGGCTGGGCATACGGTGCAGATCGATGATGCCTTGACGGACGCACGCACGGCGGAGGAGGGTTCTGCCGGTGCGTTCCTCCGCGCCGGCAAGCGTGCCAGCATCATCGCGCCGCTCCTTCGGGACAATCGCCTCGTCGCGGCCCTCTACGTCCATCAGGCCCAGCTTCGTCATTGGCGCGACGATGAGGTGACGCTGGTGCAGGAGGTGGCCGAGCGCACCTGGACTTCGATCCTCAGAGCGCGGGCCGAAACGGCCCTTCGGGAGAGCGAGGAGCGCTTCCGGCAGTTTGCCGAGCACTCGACCGACATGCTCTGGATCCTGAATGCCCAAACCTTACGGATCGAGTACATCAGCCCGGCCGTGGAGCGGATCTGGGGCCAGTCTCCGGAGAATTTCCAGTACCGTGACCAATGGGCCGAGACTGCCCATCCAGAGGATCGAGCGCGTGCGATCCAGACCACCGAACGTGTCATGAAGGGCGAAACCGTCGTTTACGAGTACCGCATCGTTCGGCCGGACGGGAGCATGCGTCACATTCACTCCACCAGCTTCCCGATCCTTGATGAGCAAGGGAGGATCCGGCGGATCGGCGGCATCGCCAAGGACGTTACGCTTCATGATGGGACCGCGGTCTACGTGGTCGATTGCGACCACGCGTCCCGCCGGGATCTGTGCCTGCTGCTCCAGGAAGCCGGCTATGTGGTGAAGGCGTTTGCCTCGGCTCAATCTTTCCTGGAGATCGCGCCAGTGTTGGTGCCCGGCTGCGTGGTGCTCGATATCCGCAATCCCGAGGCTGGCGACTTGCTGATCCCGAAAGAGTTGAAGGCTCGACGTAGCGGCCTGCCCGTGATCGTGATCGGCGAGGCGCTTGGGGATGTTACGGTTGGGGTCCAGGCGATGAAGGCGGGCGCAGCGGATTATCTCGACGTGCCGTATCGGCCCGGGCAGCTTCTGGAGGCGCTCGCCTCCGCTCAGACGACTATCCGTGAGCGGGCCGAGCGCGATCAGGCCACCGAACGGGTCAAGGGGCTCATTACAGCGCTGCCAGTACGGGAGCGGGAGGTGTTGGATGGATTGCTGGCCGGAGGCACCAACAAGACCATCGCACGAGATCTTGGGCTGAGCCCGCGGACAGTCGAAGCGCATCGGGCCCGCATCATGGAACGGCTGGGCGCTCATAGCCTTCCTGAATTGGTACAGATCGCGGTTATGGCAGGCTTACAGGCAAAATCACAGGATCGACAAAGCTGA
- a CDS encoding replication-associated recombination protein A, translating to MTSDLFSKAQERRPKPLAAEIRPHTLDELIGQRHILGPNGPLRRRVQAGRLGTVILFGPPGVGKTTIARAIGQEMRKEFRSLHPASSNVSDIKAVAQEARAKDVLVFIDEIHRFSSAQQDYLLDLTETGTFDLIAATTGNPYHVLTPALVSRASIFQLEPHSLDDLKNVVERAVDFLAQQKGLDVRLDGEALKQLTGRAGGDARRVLNALETLVLGSPPGTTVPITGSMVDEVYQASPLPFDRKGDFHYDTISAFIKSMRGSDPDATLYWLARLIHSGEDPRFIARRILIHASEDVGLADNTALQTAAAALTAVQHVGYPEAQIVLAHAALHIARAPKSNSACRGIGAAMSYVKSQPMISVPPHLRDGHYAGAAKLGHIGYQFPHDDPRGWVDQTYAPGIRSGQFYQSDGRGGHTFEARADAWWERVTGQPQPQYGQDDPDPDD from the coding sequence ATGACATCCGACCTCTTCTCGAAAGCCCAGGAACGGCGTCCTAAGCCCCTCGCCGCCGAGATTCGCCCGCACACACTCGATGAGCTTATCGGACAGCGGCACATCCTTGGTCCAAACGGGCCGTTGCGCCGACGCGTCCAGGCAGGACGTCTCGGAACGGTCATCCTCTTCGGCCCGCCAGGGGTTGGAAAGACGACGATCGCCCGAGCAATCGGGCAGGAAATGCGGAAGGAGTTCCGCTCCCTTCACCCGGCCAGCAGCAACGTCTCCGACATCAAGGCGGTGGCTCAGGAAGCTCGTGCCAAGGACGTCCTGGTCTTCATCGACGAGATCCATCGATTCAGCAGTGCGCAACAGGACTATCTGCTCGACCTCACCGAAACCGGCACGTTCGACCTGATTGCGGCCACGACCGGCAATCCCTATCACGTGCTCACGCCTGCGCTGGTCTCCCGGGCCTCGATTTTCCAGCTTGAACCCCACTCTCTGGACGACCTGAAGAACGTCGTCGAGCGAGCCGTGGACTTTCTCGCGCAGCAAAAAGGTCTGGATGTCCGTCTCGACGGCGAGGCGCTGAAGCAGCTCACCGGACGAGCGGGAGGGGACGCCCGCCGGGTTCTGAATGCCCTCGAGACACTGGTGCTCGGATCGCCCCCCGGCACGACCGTCCCGATCACCGGGTCTATGGTGGACGAGGTCTATCAAGCCTCACCCCTCCCCTTCGACAGAAAGGGTGACTTTCACTACGATACGATCTCGGCTTTCATCAAATCGATGCGCGGATCCGACCCTGATGCTACGCTTTATTGGTTGGCCCGCCTCATTCATTCGGGTGAGGATCCCCGTTTCATCGCGCGCCGCATCCTCATCCATGCCTCGGAAGATGTCGGACTTGCTGACAACACAGCCCTTCAAACAGCTGCTGCCGCTCTCACGGCCGTCCAGCACGTCGGCTACCCGGAGGCCCAGATCGTCCTCGCCCATGCCGCCTTGCATATCGCGCGCGCTCCGAAATCGAATTCGGCGTGCCGCGGCATTGGCGCGGCGATGTCTTATGTCAAATCCCAGCCGATGATCTCCGTGCCACCGCACCTGCGGGACGGACATTATGCTGGAGCAGCTAAACTGGGCCATATCGGTTACCAATTCCCGCATGACGATCCACGAGGATGGGTCGATCAGACCTACGCTCCTGGAATCCGGTCCGGCCAGTTCTATCAGAGCGACGGCCGCGGCGGTCACACGTTCGAGGCACGAGCCGATGCCTGGTGGGAGCGCGTGACAGGCCAGCCGCAGCCACAATATGGGCAGGACGATCCAGATCCGGACGACTAG
- a CDS encoding succinylglutamate desuccinylase/aspartoacylase family protein yields MTSVPKIIVRVPREGGSHLGQLTMGDWTIPCTVGAGGLVQASFKREGDTRTPIGVFPLRYGFFDRAALPDFPRDLAFPFVPLSDDMIWEEEGSEYNRLVFSENDERSAERLSRPRPERLFDVIIPIGFNDSVPEIGRGSAIFIHAARADMSGTAGCIGIPKERMSDLVRRLRPGMLIDIGYAHADDRERLDPKTPVETVRFTGLDRGPKLIVIGAVHGNETCGPQAILRAIDDCRADRLAIRRGEVTFLPVANMKAYRQGTREGDRNLNRDLREKTIPEDYEDRVSNHICALLREHDVLLDLHSFRGEGEPFIFAGPLDNIGPTEPFRYAAAEGAFAARLGTAVVIHGWLDVYGRFLKERKRLGHASRVISEGVGTTEYMRFAGGYGVTLECGSHDDPHAAEVGYTAIVNALAHLGLIDAPPPKVAAETVIQVTDIFVCEAEGDRLEGDWRTGDAIAAGQVIVRRTDGQAITASKDGFIIFPNSTARPGDGLCYFGVASSRSLSG; encoded by the coding sequence ATGACCAGCGTTCCGAAGATCATCGTTCGCGTACCCCGTGAGGGAGGCTCCCATCTTGGTCAGTTGACGATGGGCGACTGGACGATCCCGTGCACCGTCGGGGCAGGCGGACTTGTTCAGGCGTCCTTCAAGCGCGAGGGGGACACGCGGACCCCGATAGGGGTTTTTCCATTGCGCTATGGCTTCTTCGATCGCGCCGCCCTTCCGGACTTCCCGCGCGATCTTGCATTTCCGTTTGTTCCGCTCTCGGACGACATGATCTGGGAGGAAGAGGGGAGCGAGTACAACCGATTGGTCTTCTCCGAGAACGACGAGCGCTCCGCCGAGAGGCTGTCGAGACCCCGCCCGGAACGCCTCTTCGATGTGATCATTCCGATCGGGTTCAACGATTCTGTTCCCGAGATCGGTCGCGGCAGCGCCATCTTCATCCATGCCGCGCGGGCCGATATGAGCGGCACCGCCGGGTGCATCGGGATTCCAAAGGAGCGGATGTCCGACCTGGTCCGGCGCCTGAGGCCCGGAATGCTGATCGATATCGGCTACGCGCATGCCGATGATCGCGAACGGCTTGATCCGAAGACTCCCGTCGAGACGGTGCGCTTCACCGGACTCGACCGGGGGCCGAAGCTGATCGTCATCGGGGCCGTCCACGGCAACGAAACTTGCGGTCCGCAGGCCATTCTGCGCGCAATCGACGATTGCCGCGCGGACCGTCTTGCGATTCGGCGGGGCGAGGTCACCTTCCTGCCTGTCGCCAACATGAAAGCCTATCGCCAAGGCACACGGGAGGGAGACCGCAACCTGAACAGGGATCTGCGCGAGAAGACGATCCCGGAGGATTACGAGGACCGGGTCAGCAATCATATCTGTGCGCTGTTGCGGGAGCACGATGTCCTGCTCGACCTCCATTCATTCCGAGGCGAGGGCGAGCCGTTCATTTTCGCTGGTCCTCTCGACAATATCGGACCCACCGAGCCGTTCCGGTATGCCGCGGCCGAGGGCGCCTTTGCGGCAAGGCTCGGTACCGCCGTCGTCATCCACGGCTGGCTTGACGTCTATGGCCGCTTTCTCAAGGAGCGCAAGCGGCTCGGCCATGCGAGCAGGGTGATTTCGGAGGGCGTCGGCACCACCGAATATATGCGTTTTGCGGGCGGCTACGGCGTCACTCTGGAATGTGGCTCGCATGACGATCCCCATGCCGCCGAGGTCGGGTATACGGCAATCGTCAATGCTCTCGCACATCTCGGGCTGATCGATGCTCCGCCGCCGAAGGTTGCGGCCGAGACCGTGATTCAAGTGACGGATATCTTCGTCTGTGAGGCCGAAGGCGATCGCCTGGAGGGCGATTGGAGAACCGGAGATGCGATCGCTGCCGGACAGGTGATCGTCCGCCGCACCGATGGGCAGGCGATAACGGCTTCGAAGGATGGCTTCATCATCTTTCCGAACAGCACGGCAAGGCCGGGCGACGGACTGTGCTATTTCGGAGTAGCCAGCAGCCGCTCCCTTTCCGGATAA
- a CDS encoding ABC transporter ATP-binding protein, with product MNSSPIDTILKVEDLAVHFPMGGGLFSGQRRFLHAVDGVDLELKRGECLGLVGESGCGKSTLALTLLGLQEPTRGRIVLDGHEVSSEGMDRKTRARIAQMVFQDPYSSLNPRQTVRKTLEAPLRLHGITTRSEIEGRIAEILGRVGLRPDHAERYPHEFSGGQRQRIGIARALILEPKIIILDEPVSALDVSIRAQIINLLLEIKETLGLSYIMISHDLGVVEHMSDRVAVMYLGRIVETGGWESIFTKPRHPYTRALISAIPDPFSRSRGEKISGEIPNPLNVPAGCGFHPRCPEAREICRIPPVPELEGIGEAHFVRCRRAHEITVPDEMLISSG from the coding sequence ATGAATAGTTCCCCTATCGACACGATCCTCAAGGTCGAGGACCTCGCCGTTCATTTCCCGATGGGAGGTGGGCTTTTCAGCGGCCAGCGCCGCTTCCTCCACGCGGTGGATGGCGTCGATCTCGAATTGAAGCGTGGCGAATGTCTCGGCCTCGTGGGCGAGTCGGGCTGCGGAAAGTCGACCCTGGCACTCACGCTTCTCGGCCTTCAGGAGCCGACCCGCGGACGGATCGTTCTCGACGGGCATGAGGTCTCAAGCGAGGGGATGGACCGGAAGACACGCGCGCGCATCGCCCAGATGGTGTTTCAGGATCCGTATTCGTCGCTCAATCCGCGTCAGACCGTCCGTAAGACCCTCGAAGCACCGCTTCGCCTCCATGGAATCACGACACGGAGCGAGATCGAGGGGCGTATTGCCGAGATCCTTGGGCGTGTCGGCCTGAGGCCGGATCATGCCGAGCGTTATCCGCATGAATTCTCCGGTGGTCAGCGCCAGCGGATCGGCATTGCGCGCGCACTCATTCTGGAACCGAAGATCATCATCCTCGATGAGCCGGTCTCGGCCCTCGATGTCTCTATCCGGGCGCAGATCATCAATCTGCTCCTGGAGATCAAGGAGACGCTCGGCCTCTCCTACATCATGATCAGCCACGATCTCGGCGTCGTCGAACATATGAGCGACCGGGTCGCCGTCATGTATCTCGGCCGCATTGTCGAAACCGGAGGCTGGGAATCGATCTTCACGAAGCCGCGGCACCCATATACCCGGGCGCTCATCTCGGCAATTCCTGATCCTTTCAGCCGTAGCCGCGGCGAAAAGATCAGTGGCGAGATTCCCAACCCGCTCAACGTGCCGGCTGGATGCGGCTTTCACCCGCGTTGTCCCGAAGCGCGTGAGATCTGTCGCATTCCGCCAGTACCAGAGCTGGAGGGGATCGGGGAAGCCCATTTCGTCCGATGCCGCCGAGCTCACGAGATCACCGTTCCGGACGAAATGCTGATCTCGTCGGGCTGA
- a CDS encoding ABC transporter ATP-binding protein, producing the protein MTGQPLLEVENLRIDLVLGSKRFAAVQDVSFTINRGETLGLVGESGCGKSITALSLIGLLRDPLLVGGGKIRFDGREIQGLPASEMRKLRGNRISMIFQEPMTALNPLSPVGRQIAEMFVLHKRASWKEAENLAVEALASVRVPAPERRVKDYPHQLSGGMRQRVMIAIALACGPDLLLADEPTTALDVTVQAEILDLIRELSAAKGTAVLMISHDLGLIANMCRRVGVMYAGKLVEERPAEDVFRSPSHPYTSGLVASLPLLGARARHGRQRLKEITGVVPPVSAFPTGCRFNPRCYAATERCQAEDPGITALASGGFVRCHYHE; encoded by the coding sequence ATGACGGGACAGCCGCTTCTCGAGGTCGAAAATCTCAGGATCGATCTGGTACTCGGCAGCAAGCGCTTCGCTGCCGTGCAGGATGTTTCCTTCACCATCAACCGCGGCGAGACGCTCGGCCTCGTGGGTGAATCCGGCTGTGGCAAGAGCATCACGGCCCTCTCGCTGATTGGCCTTCTGCGGGACCCTCTGCTGGTCGGGGGTGGAAAAATCCGTTTCGACGGTCGCGAGATCCAGGGGCTGCCGGCCTCGGAGATGCGCAAGCTGCGCGGCAACCGCATCTCCATGATCTTCCAAGAGCCGATGACGGCCCTCAATCCTTTGTCACCGGTCGGCCGTCAAATCGCCGAGATGTTCGTGCTGCACAAGAGGGCGAGCTGGAAGGAGGCCGAGAACCTGGCCGTGGAGGCGCTCGCCAGCGTGCGTGTTCCGGCGCCCGAACGCCGGGTCAAGGATTATCCGCACCAGCTGTCGGGGGGGATGCGCCAGCGTGTCATGATCGCAATCGCCCTGGCCTGCGGTCCGGACCTGCTCCTGGCCGATGAGCCGACGACCGCGCTCGACGTGACTGTACAGGCCGAAATCCTCGATCTCATCCGGGAGCTCTCGGCCGCCAAGGGCACCGCTGTTCTGATGATCAGCCACGATCTCGGCCTCATCGCCAATATGTGCCGCCGCGTCGGCGTCATGTATGCAGGGAAGCTCGTCGAGGAGCGCCCGGCGGAGGATGTATTTCGTTCGCCGAGCCATCCTTATACGAGCGGCCTCGTGGCCTCGTTGCCATTGCTCGGAGCCCGTGCGCGCCATGGCCGCCAGCGCCTCAAGGAGATTACCGGCGTTGTCCCGCCTGTCTCAGCCTTCCCGACCGGGTGTCGCTTCAATCCTCGCTGCTATGCCGCCACCGAGCGCTGCCAAGCGGAAGATCCCGGCATAACGGCGCTTGCCAGCGGAGGCTTCGTACGGTGTCACTACCATGAATAG
- a CDS encoding ABC transporter permease encodes MKFRANLVIGGVLFAGVIIAGLCAPLLAHTDPVMGANLMYAEEPPGSEFWFGTDGQGRDIYSRVLYGARISLTVGIVSQLINTVIGVCLGLSAGYWGGWWDDFVSGLTNMMLAIPSLVFALAIMAILNPGLTSLLIALGLTNWSFTCRLARASALSLKSQGYVQAAKVLGYGDIRIMLTQLLPNMLGPIIVIGTLGMGGAVLAEAALSFLGLGIRPPYPSWGSMLSDARDQITTAPWISIFPGLAIFMTVLGLNLLGDGLRDILDPQARTRRA; translated from the coding sequence ATGAAGTTCAGAGCCAATCTCGTGATTGGAGGCGTGCTGTTCGCCGGCGTGATCATCGCGGGCCTCTGCGCTCCCCTCTTGGCGCACACCGACCCGGTCATGGGTGCCAATCTGATGTATGCGGAGGAGCCTCCCGGCAGTGAATTCTGGTTTGGCACCGACGGGCAAGGGCGCGACATCTACAGCCGCGTTCTCTATGGTGCCCGGATCTCGCTGACCGTCGGCATCGTGTCGCAGCTCATCAACACGGTCATCGGGGTGTGTTTGGGGCTATCGGCAGGCTACTGGGGCGGCTGGTGGGACGATTTCGTCAGCGGCCTGACCAACATGATGCTGGCGATCCCATCTCTCGTCTTCGCACTGGCCATCATGGCGATCCTCAATCCGGGCCTGACCAGCCTGCTGATCGCGCTCGGACTCACCAACTGGTCTTTCACGTGCCGACTGGCGCGGGCCTCGGCGTTGTCACTGAAGAGCCAGGGCTATGTCCAGGCAGCCAAAGTGCTCGGATACGGCGATATCCGGATCATGCTGACACAGCTCCTGCCGAACATGCTGGGGCCGATCATCGTTATCGGTACCCTCGGCATGGGTGGCGCCGTCCTGGCCGAGGCCGCTCTCTCGTTCCTCGGGCTCGGCATTCGGCCGCCTTATCCGAGCTGGGGCAGCATGTTGTCGGATGCCCGCGATCAAATCACCACAGCGCCATGGATTTCGATCTTTCCCGGGCTCGCGATCTTCATGACGGTTCTGGGCCTGAACCTGCTTGGAGACGGCTTGCGCGACATCCTTGATCCCCAAGCACGGACACGGCGCGCATGA
- a CDS encoding ABC transporter permease has product MLSFIVRRLLQTLPIILAVSALIFVMFSVIPGSFASSMSDDGRSVLDAEVMQRMNEEFGLNDPVHVRFGKYVAQLATFDLGNSFRTRQPVTHVIADRLWPTAQLAMAAMLFAIIVGVPLGFIAALRPGSWIDTVSMIGAVSGLSLPKFWLGLMLMYVFALLLGWLPSFGYGGGSPRYLILPAVALGVAPLALMARTTRAAVLEIMNADFVRTARSKGMSEGRVVRWHLTRNALVIILTTIGLQFGTVIGQAVVIEKLFSWPGLGSLLVDSVTLRDIPVVQGSILVIVLLFLFINMLVDVLCAIIDPRIKYT; this is encoded by the coding sequence ATGCTTTCATTCATCGTGCGGCGCTTGCTGCAGACATTGCCTATCATCCTGGCCGTCTCGGCTCTGATCTTCGTCATGTTCAGCGTCATTCCGGGCTCCTTTGCGTCGAGCATGAGCGACGATGGGCGCAGCGTGCTGGACGCTGAAGTCATGCAGCGCATGAACGAAGAGTTCGGTCTGAATGACCCGGTCCATGTCCGGTTCGGGAAATATGTCGCTCAGCTCGCAACCTTCGATCTCGGTAACTCCTTCCGAACAAGGCAGCCCGTCACACATGTCATAGCCGATCGCTTGTGGCCGACGGCGCAGCTCGCGATGGCCGCGATGCTGTTCGCCATCATCGTCGGAGTGCCATTGGGCTTCATCGCCGCCTTGAGACCGGGAAGCTGGATCGACACCGTCTCCATGATCGGCGCGGTATCGGGACTGTCATTGCCGAAGTTCTGGCTCGGCCTGATGCTGATGTACGTGTTCGCGCTGCTGCTCGGCTGGCTTCCGAGTTTCGGCTATGGCGGCGGGAGCCCGCGCTATCTCATCCTGCCGGCCGTCGCGCTCGGTGTCGCACCGTTGGCTCTGATGGCTCGAACCACCAGAGCCGCCGTGCTCGAAATCATGAATGCCGATTTCGTTCGCACGGCCCGCTCGAAGGGCATGAGCGAGGGCAGGGTCGTTCGCTGGCATCTGACCCGCAATGCTCTCGTCATCATCCTCACGACCATCGGCCTGCAATTCGGCACCGTGATCGGCCAGGCTGTGGTGATCGAGAAACTGTTTTCGTGGCCGGGGCTCGGGTCGCTTCTGGTCGACAGCGTGACCTTGCGCGACATTCCCGTGGTTCAGGGCTCGATCCTGGTGATCGTTCTCCTGTTCCTTTTCATCAACATGCTTGTCGATGTTCTCTGCGCAATCATTGATCCGCGCATCAAGTACACGTGA